The Immundisolibacter sp. DNA segment CGGGCGAAAGCCGTCATCGCCGGCTCCAGATCCGCGACCACCATGCCGAAGCGCTCGAACTTGCCCAGCGGTAGCGTCACGTTGTTTCGGCGGCGTTGCTGTCTGTGTTGCGCATGCTGTGTTCCGCTGCCAGAGCGCCAAAGGTAATGGCCGGACCCAGGGTGGCGCCGCCGGCCCAATAGGCAGGTCCAGTCGGGGAAGCAACGCAGTTGCCGGCCCCATAGAGACCAGGAATGGGTCGATTCCGGACATCCAGTATCCGCGCGTGTTCGTCGATACGCGGTCCGCCCTTGGTGTCCAGCGTGCCGGCGACCAGAATCACCGCGTAGTACGGGCCGTGGTCGGCCAGGGGATGCATGGTCGGGTTCGGGTGCGGATTATTCAGCACCGGCTGCGGACCGAACTGGTGAAAGAATGGCTCGATGGGCGTCTGTCCGCGTTTGAAGTCCAAATCCTTGCCGGTTTGTGCCTGTTCGTTGAAGCGCGCCACGCTGGCCTTCAGCTGCGGCAGGAAATCGTCCGCCAGGCGCACGCCGCCGGTGTGCGGGGTCAATTTCTGCAAGTGCGCCGCCAACCGGCTGGCCAGCTCATCCAGGGTGTCCGCGGTGTGGACATGGGGCGGCAGCGGGCCGATCGGCGGGATTGGCGCGTATCCGGCAAATTCTGTCGCGGTGCGGGCGTCGTAGATCATGAAGGACAGCAGGTTGGGATACTCGGCCGCCACCGGGTCCCATTGAAAATGCACCTGCGTGCGTTCGTTGTAAACAAACTTCTCGTTGAGGAAGCGGCGCCCGAAGCGGTTGACCTGCACCATGGCGTCGCCCGGTGTGCACCAGATGCCGGTCGGGACACTCGGACTGTCCAGCGCCTGGTCCAGCGGGATCTGGCACCACCAGGCGTTACTCATATTGCCCAGCTGGGCACCGACTTCGCCGGCGATGGTGATGAAATCGCCCTCCGAGGCCGGTTGCGCGCAGCCCCCGAAGACCGGGCCCTTGAGGAAGTCGCGGCGCATCCGCGGGTTATGAGTAAAGCCGCCGCTGGCGAAAATCACCCCGCGCCGGGCGCGCAGGTGCAGGGTCTTGCCCTCACCGCTGGTGACCGCCAGGCCCGCCACATG contains these protein-coding regions:
- a CDS encoding FAD-dependent oxidoreductase — its product is MTVSKLPLSRRRLLQGSAALAAGAGMGLLKPAAAAEPMRWDDTVDVLVVGAGAAGASAALTAQRLGAKVLIIEKAPYAGGTTMKSVGGIWVPNNRFLRQAGVQDTREDALRYMVRLSYPEYYDARHPSYGAPTDGLHMIATYYDHAARVLDGWQDAGVLNLSNEFAPGVQMPDYYAHLPQNKVPSGRALVPMTPDGKVGNGAELVRQFRAALDAAGIPIQTGLRAHRLIMEAGHVAGLAVTSGEGKTLHLRARRGVIFASGGFTHNPRMRRDFLKGPVFGGCAQPASEGDFITIAGEVGAQLGNMSNAWWCQIPLDQALDSPSVPTGIWCTPGDAMVQVNRFGRRFLNEKFVYNERTQVHFQWDPVAAEYPNLLSFMIYDARTATEFAGYAPIPPIGPLPPHVHTADTLDELASRLAAHLQKLTPHTGGVRLADDFLPQLKASVARFNEQAQTGKDLDFKRGQTPIEPFFHQFGPQPVLNNPHPNPTMHPLADHGPYYAVILVAGTLDTKGGPRIDEHARILDVRNRPIPGLYGAGNCVASPTGPAYWAGGATLGPAITFGALAAEHSMRNTDSNAAETT